One Mycoavidus sp. B2-EB genomic region harbors:
- a CDS encoding ABC transporter ATP-binding protein, whose product MDASLPLLSVEHLSVRFGKTLAVDNLSLAIAAGERLALVGESGSGKSVTALAMLRLVREASLSGAIHFAGADLLQKSERQMRAVRGAEIAMIFQEPMSALNPLYTVGEQIGETIIWHDGVNAKQARMRAIALLERTGINDAQRQVDSYPHQLSGGQRQRAMIAMALACRPRLLLADEPTTALDMTLRAQIIELLISLQQDEAKQRGMAVLLITHDLNLVRHFAQRVAVMKEGRLVESGACAQIFNAPQHPYTQHLLASRVRCQLAPVAENAPLLLEANRLSVAFRTPLSGWAGWFSTGSLTAVKNIDLTLRQGETVGVIGESGSGKSTLAMALLGLQRVQTGLVKFNGQPLPQMTPTARRRLRAQMQVVFQDPYGSLSPRLTIERIVGEGLALHRPELSAHAQRAKIIEVLSEVGLEATVLHRYPHEFSGGQRQRIAIARALVLEPRILILDEPTSALDVSVQHQVLSLLAQLQKKHQLAYLFISHDLEVVRAISHRILVLRAGEIIEAGLTEELLAAPYQPYTQQLLKAIR is encoded by the coding sequence ATGGATGCAAGCCTTCCTCTCTTATCGGTTGAACATTTAAGCGTGCGCTTTGGCAAGACGCTAGCGGTAGACAATCTAAGCCTAGCTATTGCTGCGGGCGAACGGCTGGCATTGGTGGGTGAGTCGGGCTCAGGCAAGAGCGTGACTGCGCTGGCAATGCTGCGTTTAGTGCGTGAAGCCTCGCTTAGCGGGGCGATCCATTTTGCTGGCGCAGATCTTTTGCAGAAAAGCGAGCGCCAAATGCGTGCTGTGCGTGGCGCTGAAATTGCGATGATTTTTCAAGAGCCGATGAGTGCGTTAAATCCACTTTATACGGTGGGTGAACAAATTGGCGAAACCATTATCTGGCATGATGGCGTCAATGCTAAGCAAGCCCGTATGCGCGCGATTGCGCTACTGGAGCGCACCGGGATTAACGATGCGCAACGGCAAGTAGATAGCTATCCCCATCAATTATCGGGAGGGCAGCGCCAGCGCGCAATGATTGCCATGGCGTTGGCTTGCCGTCCGCGCTTATTGTTAGCGGATGAGCCCACGACGGCGTTGGATATGACGCTGCGCGCGCAAATTATCGAACTCTTAATTTCTTTGCAGCAAGATGAAGCAAAGCAGCGCGGCATGGCGGTGTTGCTGATTACCCATGACTTAAATCTAGTCCGTCACTTTGCACAGCGCGTTGCTGTCATGAAAGAGGGGAGATTGGTCGAGAGTGGCGCGTGCGCCCAAATTTTTAATGCGCCGCAGCATCCTTATACACAGCATTTATTAGCGAGCCGTGTGCGTTGTCAATTAGCACCTGTGGCAGAAAATGCTCCGCTCCTACTCGAGGCTAACCGACTTTCCGTTGCATTTCGCACACCTCTGAGCGGGTGGGCGGGTTGGTTTTCTACGGGCTCTTTAACGGCCGTCAAAAATATCGACTTAACGCTAAGACAAGGGGAAACGGTTGGCGTTATAGGAGAATCAGGTTCGGGTAAATCGACGCTGGCCATGGCCTTGTTGGGTTTACAACGGGTGCAGACAGGCCTGGTTAAATTTAATGGGCAGCCACTCCCACAAATGACACCGACTGCGCGCAGACGATTGCGCGCGCAGATGCAAGTGGTTTTTCAAGATCCGTATGGCTCGCTTTCGCCACGTTTAACCATTGAGCGTATCGTTGGCGAAGGGTTGGCGTTGCACCGGCCTGAATTAAGTGCTCACGCGCAACGCGCAAAAATAATCGAAGTATTGTCTGAAGTGGGACTTGAAGCCACCGTTTTGCACCGTTATCCGCACGAATTTTCTGGAGGGCAACGGCAGCGCATTGCGATTGCTCGCGCGCTTGTACTGGAGCCCCGCATTTTGATACTCGATGAACCAACCAGTGCGCTGGATGTATCGGTTCAGCATCAAGTACTGAGTTTATTGGCGCAGCTACAGAAAAAACATCAGCTGGCTTATCTTTTTATTAGCCATGACCTTGAGGTTGTTCGTGCTATCTCGCACCGGATCCTAGTGCTGCGTGCTGGTGAAATCATTGAAGCGGGACTGACCGAAGAACTACTTGCTGCTCCGTACCAACCTTATACGCAACAACTCCTGAAAGCAATAAGATAA
- a CDS encoding UvrD-helicase domain-containing protein, with translation MSAGLNQAQREAVHYLDSPCLVLAGAGSGKTRVITQKIAYLIEVRGFEPKHIAAVTFTNKAAAEMRERVAQLLEGKTLSAPGKEGRKIPTKQLTVCTFHSLGLQMLRQEAEQVGLKPQFSIMDAQDCLTLLQEQASTTDKALIRRIQNAISLWKNALVTPEHALANASDEDEHQAALIYRNYVATLNAYQAVDFDDLIRIPAELLAAHEAVRDKWQNRLRYLLIDEYQDTNACQYTLLKWLVGPRAAFTAVGDDDQAIYGWRGATLENLKQLQVDFPVLKVIKLEQNYRSTVRILDAANNVIANNPKLFEKKLWSEYGVGDAITVTAANDEEHEAESVVFRLSAHRFERRAQFRDYAILYRSNFQARVLEQVLRRERIPYVLSGGQSFFERAEIKDVCAYLRLIANAEDDPAFIRAVTTPRRGIGNTTLEALGSFAGQAKSSLFEAVYMGALEARLAARQLEPLRAFCDFIERLRVRAIKEPASVLLDDLMAGIQYEVYLYDAYDDRQARTKWQNVLEFLEWLKRKGTQPEREEQAATGFDTADGLADTGKNLLQLIQMVALMSMLEGRDEDPDVVRLSTVHAAKGLEYPHVFLMGCEEGILPHRGHEGSEMDDARIEEERRLMYVAITRAKRSLHLTYCTKRKYAQQTQVCEPSRFIAEMALDEAAPSVPEVTPMTPKDRLASLKALLN, from the coding sequence ATGTCCGCCGGTTTAAACCAGGCACAGCGTGAAGCCGTGCATTATCTTGATAGCCCTTGTTTGGTCCTCGCAGGCGCGGGCAGTGGCAAAACGCGTGTCATTACGCAAAAAATCGCCTATCTGATTGAAGTTCGAGGGTTTGAGCCTAAACATATTGCTGCGGTGACCTTCACCAATAAAGCGGCCGCTGAAATGCGCGAGCGTGTTGCGCAATTGCTCGAAGGTAAAACACTGTCTGCCCCTGGCAAGGAGGGGCGTAAGATACCCACTAAGCAGCTCACGGTGTGTACGTTTCATTCACTTGGCTTGCAAATGCTTAGGCAAGAAGCTGAGCAGGTCGGGTTAAAGCCGCAGTTTTCAATTATGGATGCGCAGGATTGTTTGACGCTGCTTCAAGAGCAAGCATCGACCACTGATAAAGCGCTGATCCGCCGCATTCAAAACGCGATTTCGCTTTGGAAAAATGCGCTGGTGACACCGGAGCATGCGCTGGCCAATGCGAGCGATGAAGATGAGCATCAGGCGGCGCTGATCTATCGTAATTATGTTGCTACGCTTAACGCTTATCAGGCCGTGGATTTTGATGATTTGATCCGGATTCCGGCTGAGCTTTTAGCGGCGCATGAGGCGGTGCGCGATAAATGGCAAAACCGACTACGTTATTTGCTGATTGATGAATATCAGGACACGAATGCTTGCCAATATACTTTACTCAAGTGGTTAGTTGGGCCGCGGGCAGCATTTACAGCGGTCGGTGATGACGATCAAGCCATCTATGGTTGGCGCGGCGCAACCTTAGAAAACCTTAAGCAATTGCAAGTTGATTTTCCGGTGCTTAAGGTGATCAAGCTTGAGCAAAACTATCGTTCGACCGTGCGTATTTTGGATGCGGCGAATAATGTGATTGCCAACAATCCCAAATTGTTTGAAAAAAAATTGTGGAGCGAATATGGGGTGGGCGATGCAATTACGGTCACCGCTGCCAATGATGAAGAGCATGAAGCCGAGTCCGTGGTTTTTCGGCTCTCTGCGCATCGCTTTGAGCGGCGCGCGCAGTTTCGTGATTATGCAATTCTGTATCGGAGTAATTTTCAGGCGCGCGTATTAGAGCAAGTGTTGCGCCGTGAGCGAATTCCATATGTTTTATCAGGCGGCCAGTCGTTTTTTGAGCGCGCTGAAATTAAAGATGTCTGCGCCTATTTAAGGTTGATTGCTAATGCGGAAGATGACCCCGCTTTTATTCGAGCGGTGACGACCCCGCGCCGCGGTATCGGCAACACCACGCTAGAAGCCCTGGGCTCTTTTGCTGGGCAAGCGAAGAGCTCGCTTTTTGAGGCGGTTTACATGGGGGCACTTGAAGCGCGGCTTGCGGCGCGCCAGCTTGAGCCACTGCGTGCGTTTTGTGATTTTATTGAGCGCTTGCGGGTCCGCGCGATTAAAGAGCCGGCATCGGTTTTATTGGATGACTTAATGGCGGGTATTCAATATGAGGTTTATCTATACGATGCATATGATGATCGTCAGGCGCGCACAAAATGGCAAAATGTCCTTGAATTTCTTGAGTGGCTTAAGCGTAAAGGGACTCAGCCTGAGCGGGAAGAGCAAGCCGCAACCGGCTTTGATACCGCAGATGGTTTAGCGGATACAGGTAAAAATTTATTGCAACTGATTCAAATGGTGGCTTTGATGTCAATGCTTGAGGGGCGTGATGAAGACCCTGATGTAGTCAGGCTATCAACCGTGCATGCGGCAAAAGGACTGGAATATCCGCATGTATTTTTAATGGGTTGCGAGGAGGGGATTTTGCCGCATCGAGGTCATGAAGGGAGTGAAATGGATGACGCTCGGATCGAGGAGGAGCGGCGCTTGATGTATGTCGCCATTACACGTGCTAAGCGCAGCCTGCATCTGACGTATTGTACTAAACGTAAATATGCGCAGCAAACGCAAGTATGCGAGCCCTCACGTTTTATCGCAGAAATGGCGCTAGACGAGGCGGCGCCTAGTGTGCCAGAAGTTACGCCGATGACCCCGAAAGATCGTTTAGCGAGTTTGAAAGCGTTGCTGAATTGA
- the pal gene encoding peptidoglycan-associated lipoprotein Pal, whose translation MLSIYRTSRPSSLAVVLLISMLAACQGKPDQDAATRNTTPTDAVVGSVNGNVNTVSPQPTSADSSQPTPAADLLASKVQQVKNALVSAEIISPIAERSLYFRFDQHSVRNTGQPLLEKHVQYLKAHPDQKLHVQGFTDERGTSKYNLALGQRRAESVRHALILLGAPASNIEAVSFGKEKPKSLGHDEASWAENRRVDLVYSH comes from the coding sequence ATGCTATCTATATACCGTACTTCTCGTCCTTCTAGCCTAGCTGTTGTATTGCTGATCAGTATGCTTGCTGCATGCCAGGGGAAACCGGACCAGGACGCTGCTACTCGTAACACGACCCCTACCGACGCTGTGGTGGGTAGTGTAAATGGTAATGTAAATACGGTCTCCCCTCAGCCTACATCTGCCGACTCCTCTCAGCCTACGCCCGCCGCAGACCTGTTGGCATCCAAAGTGCAACAAGTGAAGAATGCGCTTGTCTCGGCCGAAATCATCTCTCCGATTGCCGAGCGCTCTCTTTACTTTAGGTTTGACCAACATTCAGTCAGAAATACTGGCCAACCTCTTTTAGAAAAGCATGTGCAGTATTTAAAAGCGCACCCAGATCAGAAATTACATGTTCAGGGATTTACCGATGAAAGAGGCACCTCTAAATATAATTTAGCACTTGGACAACGACGTGCAGAATCAGTGCGTCACGCATTGATTTTATTGGGAGCCCCTGCATCCAATATAGAGGCAGTCAGTTTTGGCAAAGAAAAGCCAAAGAGTCTCGGGCATGATGAGGCCTCTTGGGCTGAGAATCGCCGTGTAGATTTGGTTTATTCGCACTAA
- a CDS encoding ABC transporter permease yields MAVSSTMPDASGILSASKTPWQRIGLRFKQNRLGYWSLILLVGLFALSLLAPLYSDDQPLLIQYEGKWYFPIGATYAETTFGGDFPTPADYLDPYLRQRLATAGNFALYPLNPYGYNTLNYFAGAPNPAPPSHENWLGTDDRGRDVLARLIYGFRTSLVFALALTALGTVLGVLAGALQGYFGGRFDLLCQRLLEIWGALPELYLLIIFASIFEPSLLLLVALLSLFGWLGLADYMRAEFLRNRTQDYVKAARAIGLSHWKIIWRHILPNSLTPLITFLPFRMSGAILALTSLDFLGLGVPATTPSLGELLAQGKANLDAWWISLTTFGVLVITLLLLSFIGSALRDALDMRLADRAQAAGGTLL; encoded by the coding sequence ATGGCGGTATCATCGACTATGCCCGATGCCAGTGGGATCTTATCCGCATCTAAAACACCCTGGCAGCGGATTGGGCTACGTTTTAAGCAAAACCGGCTTGGTTATTGGAGTTTAATCTTATTAGTGGGTCTCTTTGCGCTGAGCCTATTGGCACCGCTCTATTCAGATGATCAGCCGCTACTGATTCAGTATGAAGGCAAATGGTATTTCCCAATCGGGGCGACTTATGCAGAAACGACCTTTGGTGGCGATTTTCCAACCCCAGCCGACTATCTCGATCCTTATCTTCGTCAGCGCTTAGCCACAGCGGGCAATTTTGCGCTTTATCCTCTCAATCCTTATGGCTACAATACATTAAATTACTTTGCCGGTGCGCCCAATCCAGCTCCGCCCTCTCATGAAAACTGGCTCGGCACCGATGATCGCGGGCGCGATGTATTGGCGCGTCTGATTTATGGTTTCCGCACTTCGCTTGTATTTGCTTTGGCGCTGACTGCACTAGGGACCGTGTTGGGTGTGTTGGCCGGCGCCTTACAAGGCTATTTTGGGGGACGTTTTGATTTGTTATGTCAACGCTTACTAGAAATCTGGGGGGCTTTGCCAGAGCTGTATTTACTCATCATCTTTGCTTCGATTTTTGAGCCGAGCCTGCTTTTACTGGTTGCGTTATTATCGCTTTTTGGCTGGTTGGGCTTAGCCGATTATATGCGCGCTGAATTTTTGCGCAATCGCACGCAAGATTATGTGAAGGCGGCGCGCGCCATCGGTTTATCGCATTGGAAAATTATTTGGCGTCATATCTTGCCCAATAGCCTGACTCCGCTGATCACCTTTTTACCCTTTAGAATGAGTGGTGCTATTTTGGCGCTGACCAGTCTTGATTTCCTTGGACTGGGTGTGCCTGCGACCACCCCTAGTCTGGGTGAGTTATTAGCGCAAGGTAAAGCCAATCTAGATGCATGGTGGATCTCGCTCACCACCTTTGGGGTGTTGGTGATAACGCTGTTGCTGCTGTCATTTATTGGCAGTGCACTACGCGATGCACTTGATATGCGGCTCGCAGACCGGGCGCAAGCGGCGGGTGGCACGTTACTATAA
- a CDS encoding C40 family peptidase — MLQKILNFSRAQFTLGLLAGALILNANAAFAEKNTYFNNFNFDSSVLTESDTKGHAGKLSGAPIQERHTFLSDMATQASDVVVSALNMIGVRYRWGGNTPNSGLDCSGFVRYVFQDALGLTLPRRAVEMSRVGAKIKMTDLRPGDLVFFNTMRRTFSHVGIYIGDNKFVHSPSTGNNIRVDRLDNRYWGIRYTGARRVEALLAG; from the coding sequence ATGCTGCAAAAAATTCTAAATTTCTCACGCGCGCAATTTACGCTTGGCCTCCTCGCAGGCGCTCTTATCTTAAATGCAAATGCAGCTTTTGCCGAGAAAAACACTTATTTCAACAACTTTAATTTTGACTCTTCGGTACTGACAGAAAGCGATACAAAGGGTCATGCTGGCAAATTATCGGGCGCTCCGATTCAAGAGCGGCATACCTTTTTGTCAGACATGGCAACCCAGGCTAGCGACGTTGTTGTCAGCGCTTTGAATATGATTGGCGTGCGCTACCGTTGGGGCGGCAACACGCCGAATTCAGGCTTGGATTGCAGCGGTTTTGTGCGTTATGTATTTCAAGATGCGCTGGGCTTGACATTGCCGCGTCGCGCAGTAGAGATGAGCCGAGTGGGCGCGAAAATCAAAATGACAGATCTCCGGCCAGGCGATCTCGTATTTTTTAACACCATGCGCCGCACGTTCTCGCATGTTGGTATTTATATTGGCGACAATAAATTCGTTCATTCTCCTTCAACCGGTAATAACATTCGGGTTGATAGATTGGATAACCGCTATTGGGGAATACGCTATACGGGGGCGCGCCGGGTTGAGGCGTTGTTGGCTGGATAG
- a CDS encoding microcin C ABC transporter permease YejB — MWGYVCKRVLLMIPTLIGVLTLTFLVIQCVPGGPVEQTVQELRRAAASGQARQEASAAFAYRAQNGMDAQQIEQLKALYGFDKPPLERYGLMLRNFARFELGESYFHHRSVWSLIVSKLPVSISIGLWTFLLSYLVSVPLGIAKAMRHGSRFDFISSLVVLSAYAIPGFMLGVLLLVLFGGGSFWQLFPLRGLSSDNWHELSLLGKILDYLWHLALPLTASVLGSFAVITMLTKNAFLEEVRKQYVLTARAKGLPERQVLIKHVFRNALLPLIVGFPAAFIGAFFSGSLLIETLFSLDGLGLLSYESVLRRDYPVVLGSLYLFTLIGLVAKLLADLCYVWVDPRIRFGQGEP, encoded by the coding sequence ATGTGGGGCTATGTATGCAAACGCGTTTTGCTGATGATTCCTACGTTGATTGGGGTCTTAACGCTGACTTTCCTGGTGATTCAATGTGTGCCGGGTGGTCCGGTGGAACAGACTGTACAAGAACTTCGCCGCGCGGCAGCGAGCGGACAAGCGCGGCAGGAGGCTAGCGCTGCGTTTGCCTACCGCGCGCAAAACGGCATGGATGCACAGCAGATCGAGCAGCTTAAAGCACTCTATGGTTTTGATAAGCCACCGCTTGAGCGCTATGGTTTAATGCTGCGGAATTTTGCGCGCTTTGAGTTGGGTGAAAGCTATTTTCATCATCGCAGCGTATGGTCATTAATTGTTTCAAAACTGCCCGTATCAATCAGTATTGGCTTATGGACTTTTCTCCTCAGTTATTTGGTTTCGGTGCCGCTTGGCATTGCAAAAGCCATGCGGCATGGCTCTCGCTTTGATTTCATCAGTAGCCTGGTGGTGTTGTCAGCCTATGCGATTCCAGGGTTTATGCTTGGCGTGCTTTTATTAGTGCTATTTGGCGGCGGGTCATTTTGGCAACTTTTTCCGTTACGTGGTTTGAGTTCAGACAATTGGCACGAATTAAGTCTGCTCGGCAAAATCTTGGATTATTTATGGCATCTGGCGCTGCCACTGACGGCCTCGGTGTTAGGCAGCTTTGCTGTGATTACAATGCTGACCAAAAATGCTTTTTTGGAAGAGGTGCGCAAACAATATGTCCTCACCGCGCGCGCCAAAGGCTTGCCCGAGCGACAAGTGTTAATTAAGCATGTGTTTCGAAATGCGCTACTGCCGTTGATTGTTGGCTTTCCGGCTGCATTTATTGGCGCTTTCTTTAGCGGCAGCTTGCTAATTGAAACGCTCTTTTCACTGGATGGACTGGGCTTATTGTCTTATGAATCTGTGCTGCGGCGCGACTATCCAGTTGTCTTGGGCTCACTTTATCTGTTCACCCTGATTGGTTTAGTGGCTAAATTATTGGCTGACCTCTGCTACGTGTGGGTGGATCCGCGCATTCGATTTGGACAAGGAGAGCCTTGA